A region from the Agrobacterium cucumeris genome encodes:
- the recN gene encoding DNA repair protein RecN has protein sequence MLVQLSIRDIVLIERLDLGFEAGLSVLTGETGAGKSILLDSLSLALGGRGDGGLVRHGEDKGQVTATFEVPNNHPTRLLLRENGLDDDGDLIFRRVQSSDGRTKAYINDQAISVQMMRQLGQLLVEIHGQHDDRALVDTDAHRTLLDAFAGLSDEARAVQGFYRTWKDAERALKTHRAKVEAAAREADYLRSSVEELEGLSPRDGEEEELAERRAVMQKSERIAGDIAEASEFLNGNASPVPVIASMMRRLERKSHEAPGLLEDTVQLLDAALDSLSNAQMEVEAALRRTEFDPRELERVEERLFALRAAGRKYNVAVPDLPALAEKMVADLADLDAGEEKLGKLEANLGVVKADFDRAAQSLSDKRRHAADALSDAVMAELPALKLERARFTVEVTSDTEQATADGIDTVEFHVQTNPGTRPGPIMKVASGGELSRFLLALKVALADRGSAPTLVFDEIDTGVGGAVADAIGQRLRRLSKTVQVLSVTHAPQVAARAATHLLISKGPSGDGSERIATRVATMEPKHRTEEIARMLAGASVTDEARAAAARLLAAKD, from the coding sequence ATGCTGGTCCAGCTCTCGATTCGCGATATCGTCCTGATTGAAAGGCTCGACCTCGGTTTTGAGGCGGGCCTTTCCGTGTTGACGGGGGAAACGGGCGCGGGCAAATCGATCCTGCTCGACAGTCTTTCCCTTGCGCTGGGTGGCCGGGGCGATGGCGGCCTTGTACGCCATGGCGAGGACAAGGGGCAGGTGACTGCCACGTTTGAAGTCCCCAACAATCATCCGACACGGCTTCTTCTGCGGGAAAACGGTCTCGATGACGACGGCGACCTGATTTTTCGCCGCGTGCAATCCTCCGACGGACGTACCAAGGCCTATATCAACGATCAGGCCATCAGCGTGCAGATGATGCGGCAACTCGGGCAATTGCTGGTGGAAATTCACGGCCAGCATGATGACCGTGCGCTTGTCGATACCGATGCCCACCGCACGCTGCTGGATGCCTTTGCCGGGCTGAGCGATGAGGCCCGCGCCGTTCAGGGTTTCTACCGCACCTGGAAAGACGCCGAGCGCGCCCTGAAGACCCACCGCGCCAAGGTGGAGGCTGCCGCCCGCGAGGCGGATTACCTGCGCTCTTCCGTCGAGGAACTCGAAGGGCTTTCGCCGCGTGACGGCGAAGAGGAGGAGCTTGCCGAGCGCCGGGCGGTGATGCAGAAATCCGAGCGCATTGCCGGCGATATCGCCGAAGCCAGCGAGTTTCTGAATGGCAATGCTTCTCCCGTGCCTGTCATTGCATCCATGATGCGCCGGCTTGAGCGCAAGAGCCACGAAGCGCCCGGCCTGCTGGAAGACACCGTGCAGTTGCTGGATGCCGCGCTGGACAGCCTTTCCAATGCACAGATGGAAGTGGAGGCGGCGTTGCGCCGCACCGAATTCGATCCGCGTGAACTGGAGCGGGTGGAGGAGCGACTGTTCGCGCTGCGTGCCGCCGGCCGTAAATATAATGTCGCGGTGCCTGACCTGCCAGCTCTAGCCGAAAAAATGGTGGCTGATCTTGCCGATCTCGATGCCGGTGAGGAAAAGCTCGGCAAGCTGGAGGCCAATCTCGGCGTCGTCAAAGCCGATTTCGACCGTGCCGCCCAATCGCTTTCCGACAAACGCCGCCATGCGGCGGATGCGCTTTCCGATGCTGTGATGGCCGAGCTGCCGGCGCTGAAGCTGGAGCGGGCACGGTTTACCGTCGAGGTCACCTCCGATACCGAGCAGGCGACGGCCGACGGCATCGATACCGTGGAATTCCACGTGCAGACCAATCCGGGCACACGGCCGGGACCGATCATGAAAGTTGCCTCGGGCGGTGAATTGTCCCGCTTCCTGCTGGCTTTGAAGGTTGCGCTGGCGGATCGTGGTTCGGCGCCGACCCTGGTGTTCGATGAAATCGATACGGGTGTTGGTGGTGCCGTGGCGGATGCTATCGGCCAGCGGCTGCGTCGCCTGTCGAAGACGGTGCAGGTTCTCTCCGTCACCCATGCTCCGCAGGTGGCGGCGCGGGCGGCGACCCATCTTTTGATTTCCAAAGGCCCATCCGGCGATGGCAGCGAGCGCATCGCCACCCGCGTGGCGACGATGGAGCCGAAACACCGCACCGAAGAGATCGCCCGCATGCTTGCCGGCGCATCGGTGACCGACGAGGCGAGGGCGGCGGCGGCCCGTCTGCTGGCTGCCAAGGACTGA
- a CDS encoding outer membrane protein assembly factor BamD, which translates to MKHVGSGAMKGTMRGIAVSLLLVGASVAVTACQSDPDIDITKLGFESDPPDVLYKQGLANMNAGNMTEASRKFEAIDKQYPFTEWGQKALVMQTFIATRTNKNDVAITNGSRFLRQYPRSKDAAYVQYMIGLAYSKQISDVTQDQRAAQRTVEAMSKVVNDYPDSEYVADAQAKIRFARDQLAGREMQVGRYYLERKEYLAAVSRFRIVVEQYQNTNQIEEALARLTEAYYAMGLVEEAQTAAAVLGNNYPDSQWYADSYKLLKGNGLEPRENKGSWISRAGKKLIGA; encoded by the coding sequence ATGAAGCATGTAGGGTCTGGTGCGATGAAGGGTACGATGCGGGGGATCGCCGTTTCGTTGTTGTTGGTCGGTGCAAGTGTCGCCGTCACGGCCTGCCAGTCCGATCCGGATATCGACATTACCAAGCTCGGTTTCGAATCCGATCCGCCTGACGTTCTGTACAAGCAGGGGCTTGCCAACATGAACGCCGGCAACATGACGGAAGCCTCACGCAAGTTCGAGGCGATCGACAAGCAATATCCATTCACCGAATGGGGCCAGAAGGCGCTTGTCATGCAGACGTTCATTGCGACGCGCACCAACAAGAATGATGTGGCCATCACCAATGGCAGCCGCTTCCTGCGGCAATATCCGCGTTCCAAGGATGCGGCTTATGTTCAGTACATGATCGGCCTTGCCTATTCGAAGCAGATTTCCGACGTGACGCAGGACCAGCGCGCAGCACAGCGTACGGTCGAGGCGATGAGCAAGGTCGTCAACGACTATCCCGATTCGGAATATGTCGCCGATGCGCAGGCCAAGATCCGTTTCGCCCGCGACCAGCTCGCCGGCCGTGAAATGCAGGTCGGCCGTTATTACCTTGAGCGCAAGGAGTATCTCGCCGCCGTTTCGCGTTTCCGCATCGTCGTCGAGCAGTACCAGAACACCAACCAGATCGAGGAAGCGCTGGCGCGTCTGACGGAGGCCTATTATGCGATGGGCCTGGTGGAAGAAGCGCAGACCGCGGCCGCCGTTCTCGGCAACAACTATCCCGACAGCCAATGGTATGCGGACTCCTACAAGCTGCTGAAGGGCAACGGGCTGGAGCCGCGTGAAAACAAGGGGTCCTGGATTTCGCGCGCCGGCAAGAAGCTTATCGGCGCCTGA
- the lpxC gene encoding UDP-3-O-acyl-N-acetylglucosamine deacetylase translates to MTIGLLGFQTTIANAVQLKGIGVHSGNPVSMTFQPAEAGTGIVFHRLHDNGNVTELKAVSANVGNTDLCTVLGRSLSQSVATIEHVMAAIYAMGLDNLVVEVDGPEAPIMDGSSAPFIEAIESVGIKNLGAKRRYIRVTKPVRIDSGASWAEFRPYDGTRFEVDIDFDTPLIGKQSWKGDLTAETFKNELSRARTFGFMRDVERLWAAGYALGSSLENSVVISDDNSVINMEGLRYAKDEFVRHKTLDAVGDLALAGAQFIGCYRSYRGGHKVNANALKALLSDRTAYEIVEAPAARNQMVRAREFVPVNMPEFAPWSA, encoded by the coding sequence ATGACTATCGGACTGCTCGGATTTCAGACAACTATCGCAAATGCTGTTCAGCTTAAAGGCATTGGCGTGCATTCCGGCAATCCGGTCTCTATGACGTTCCAGCCCGCAGAAGCCGGGACGGGCATCGTATTCCATCGCCTTCATGACAATGGCAACGTCACCGAGTTGAAGGCGGTTTCGGCCAATGTCGGCAATACCGACCTGTGCACCGTGCTCGGCCGTTCGCTGTCCCAGTCAGTGGCGACGATCGAGCACGTCATGGCCGCCATCTACGCCATGGGCCTCGACAACCTCGTCGTTGAGGTTGACGGTCCGGAAGCACCGATCATGGATGGCAGCTCTGCTCCCTTCATCGAAGCCATCGAATCGGTCGGCATCAAGAACCTTGGTGCGAAGCGCCGCTATATTCGCGTCACCAAGCCGGTGCGCATCGACTCTGGCGCGTCCTGGGCGGAATTCCGTCCCTATGACGGCACACGCTTTGAGGTCGACATCGATTTCGACACGCCGCTGATCGGCAAGCAGTCCTGGAAGGGCGACCTGACGGCTGAGACGTTCAAGAACGAATTGTCGCGCGCCCGTACCTTCGGTTTCATGCGTGACGTGGAGCGCCTGTGGGCTGCCGGTTATGCGCTCGGCTCCTCGCTTGAGAATTCCGTCGTCATTTCCGACGATAACAGCGTCATCAACATGGAAGGCCTGCGTTACGCCAAGGACGAATTCGTCCGTCACAAGACGCTGGACGCCGTGGGCGACCTGGCGCTTGCCGGCGCGCAGTTCATCGGCTGCTATCGCTCCTATCGCGGTGGCCACAAGGTCAATGCCAATGCGCTGAAGGCACTGCTGAGCGACCGCACGGCTTACGAGATCGTCGAAGCACCGGCTGCCCGCAACCAGATGGTGCGCGCCCGCGAATTCGTACCGGTCAACATGCCGGAATTTGCGCCCTGGTCTGCTTGA
- the ftsZ gene encoding cell division protein FtsZ: MTIQLQKPDITELKPRITVFGVGGGGGNAVNNMITAGLQGVDFVVANTDAQALTMTKADRVIQLGVNVTEGLGAGSQPEVGRAAAEECIDEIIDHLNGTHMCFVTAGMGGGTGTGAAPVVAQAARNKGILTVGVVTKPFHFEGGRRMRLAEQGIEELQKSVDTLIVIPNQNLFRIANDKTTFADAFAMADQVLYSGVACITDLMVKEGLINLDFADVRSVMREMGRAMMGTGEASGPGRAMQAAEAAIANPLLDETSMKGAQGLLISITGGRDLTLFEVDEAATRIREEVDPDANIILGATFDEALEGLIRVSVVATGIDRVAGIGEQNVAEMRAAAAKPLIRPSAAVAPAPAAVQPAHAVSQAPKTVDQIAQTIRSAEAEMERELGFAAHQQPSQDFRPQSKLFASSPAEAPAALRPAQPVQQVAPAPVAPAPVYHAPEQVAAPAPRMQQPQVPVYQEPAPVARQPEPVRMPKVEDFPPVVKAEMEHRTHAAPAAQEERGPMGLLKRITNSLGRREEEEVPSDMMDAPSMAPQRRAPLSPEASLYAPRRGQLDDHGRATPASSSHHDDDQLEIPAFLRRQSN, translated from the coding sequence ATGACGATACAGCTGCAAAAGCCTGATATCACCGAGCTGAAGCCACGCATCACCGTTTTCGGTGTTGGCGGCGGCGGCGGTAACGCTGTCAACAACATGATCACGGCTGGCCTCCAGGGTGTCGATTTCGTCGTCGCCAACACGGATGCCCAGGCGCTGACCATGACGAAGGCAGATCGGGTCATCCAGCTCGGCGTCAACGTCACCGAGGGTCTCGGCGCCGGTTCCCAGCCGGAAGTCGGCCGCGCCGCTGCTGAAGAATGCATCGATGAGATCATCGATCACCTTAACGGCACCCACATGTGCTTCGTCACCGCCGGCATGGGCGGCGGCACCGGCACCGGTGCTGCCCCGGTCGTTGCACAGGCTGCCCGCAACAAGGGTATCCTGACGGTCGGCGTCGTCACCAAGCCTTTCCACTTCGAAGGCGGCCGCCGCATGCGTCTTGCCGAACAGGGCATCGAGGAACTGCAGAAGTCCGTCGATACGCTGATCGTTATTCCGAACCAGAACCTCTTCCGCATTGCCAACGACAAGACGACCTTCGCCGACGCCTTCGCCATGGCTGACCAGGTTCTCTACTCCGGCGTTGCGTGCATCACCGATCTGATGGTGAAGGAAGGTCTCATCAACCTCGACTTCGCCGACGTTCGCTCGGTCATGCGCGAAATGGGCCGCGCAATGATGGGTACCGGTGAGGCTTCCGGTCCGGGCCGTGCAATGCAGGCTGCGGAAGCGGCAATCGCCAACCCGCTGCTCGACGAAACCTCGATGAAGGGCGCACAGGGCCTGCTGATCTCCATCACCGGTGGTCGCGACCTTACCCTGTTCGAAGTCGACGAAGCGGCCACCCGCATTCGCGAAGAAGTCGATCCGGATGCCAACATCATCCTCGGCGCCACCTTCGACGAAGCTCTGGAAGGTCTCATCCGCGTCTCCGTCGTTGCCACCGGCATTGACCGTGTTGCCGGCATCGGCGAACAGAACGTCGCCGAAATGCGCGCTGCTGCTGCGAAGCCGCTTATCCGTCCTTCCGCGGCCGTTGCTCCCGCTCCGGCCGCAGTTCAGCCTGCACATGCAGTATCGCAGGCACCAAAGACCGTAGACCAGATCGCCCAGACCATCCGTTCGGCGGAAGCTGAAATGGAACGCGAACTCGGTTTTGCCGCTCACCAGCAGCCGTCTCAGGACTTCCGTCCGCAGAGCAAGCTGTTCGCATCGTCCCCGGCTGAAGCGCCGGCTGCTCTTCGTCCGGCCCAGCCGGTTCAGCAGGTCGCTCCGGCACCGGTTGCTCCGGCACCCGTCTACCATGCGCCGGAACAGGTTGCCGCTCCGGCTCCGCGCATGCAGCAGCCGCAGGTTCCGGTCTACCAGGAGCCTGCTCCGGTTGCCCGCCAGCCAGAACCGGTACGCATGCCGAAGGTCGAAGACTTTCCGCCGGTCGTGAAGGCCGAGATGGAACATCGCACCCATGCCGCTCCTGCCGCCCAGGAAGAGCGTGGCCCGATGGGTCTTCTGAAGCGCATCACCAACTCGCTTGGTCGCCGCGAAGAAGAAGAAGTTCCCTCCGACATGATGGATGCGCCGAGCATGGCGCCGCAGCGCCGCGCGCCGCTTTCGCCGGAAGCCAGCCTCTACGCACCGCGTCGTGGCCAGCTTGACGACCACGGCCGTGCAACGCCCGCATCGTCCAGTCATCATGATGACGACCAGCTGGAAATCCCGGCGTTCCTGCGCCGCCAGTCCAACTAA
- the ftsA gene encoding cell division protein FtsA codes for MSLFGSSHFGLPRLKPLSSKRSHIVSVLDIGSTKVVCMIGRLTPRQESEILPGRTHKVEIIGIGHQRSRGVKSGVIADLDALEGVIRLSVDAAERMAGLTVDSLIVNVSAGRLASDIYTASIDLGGQEVEASDLRKVLVAASQQSMRQDRAILHSLPTGYSLDGERGIRDPLSMYGDLLGVDMHVVTVERTALKNLELCVNRAHLSVEGMVATPYASGLAALVDDEVELGCAAIDMGGGTTTISVFAEGRLIHTDAIGLGGHHVTTDLARGLSTRIEDAERLKVVHGSALLNGADERDMISIPPIGEDDRDQPSQVSRALVTRIVRARIEETLELIRDRIQKSGFSPIVGKRVVLTGGASQLTGLPETARRILARNVRIGRPMGVAGLPVAAKGPAFSTACGLMIYPQVADIEIHAAQGGMFSPFGTGSGRIARVGQWLKESF; via the coding sequence ATGAGCTTATTCGGTTCTTCCCATTTCGGCCTGCCTCGGCTGAAGCCGCTTTCCTCCAAGCGCAGCCACATCGTGTCGGTGCTGGATATCGGCTCGACCAAAGTCGTATGCATGATCGGCCGGCTGACGCCGCGTCAGGAAAGCGAAATTCTGCCGGGCCGCACCCACAAGGTCGAAATCATCGGCATCGGCCACCAGCGCTCGCGCGGCGTGAAGTCAGGCGTGATCGCCGACCTCGACGCGCTGGAAGGCGTCATCCGTCTTTCGGTCGATGCGGCCGAGCGCATGGCGGGTCTCACCGTCGACAGCCTGATCGTCAATGTTTCCGCCGGCCGGCTGGCAAGCGATATCTATACCGCGAGCATCGATCTCGGCGGCCAGGAAGTGGAAGCCAGCGATCTGCGCAAGGTTCTGGTGGCGGCAAGCCAGCAGTCCATGCGTCAGGACCGGGCGATCCTGCACTCGCTGCCGACGGGTTATTCGCTGGATGGTGAGCGCGGTATTCGTGATCCGCTCTCCATGTATGGCGACCTCCTTGGCGTCGACATGCATGTGGTGACGGTCGAGCGCACGGCGCTGAAGAACCTCGAGCTTTGCGTCAACCGTGCGCATCTTTCCGTCGAAGGCATGGTGGCGACGCCCTATGCCAGCGGTCTTGCAGCGCTGGTGGACGATGAAGTCGAACTTGGCTGCGCGGCCATCGACATGGGTGGCGGCACCACGACGATCTCGGTTTTTGCCGAAGGCCGTCTCATTCACACCGACGCGATCGGCCTTGGCGGCCATCACGTGACGACAGATCTTGCACGTGGCCTCTCGACACGAATCGAAGATGCGGAGAGACTGAAGGTGGTGCATGGTTCGGCTTTGCTGAATGGCGCGGATGAGCGCGACATGATTTCGATCCCGCCGATTGGCGAAGATGATCGCGATCAACCATCGCAAGTTTCAAGAGCCCTTGTAACCCGCATCGTGCGGGCGCGTATTGAAGAGACGCTGGAATTGATCCGTGATCGTATCCAGAAGTCCGGCTTCAGCCCCATTGTCGGCAAGCGCGTGGTCCTGACCGGCGGCGCAAGCCAGCTGACGGGGCTGCCGGAAACGGCACGGCGCATTCTCGCCCGCAACGTTCGTATCGGCCGCCCCATGGGCGTGGCCGGTCTTCCGGTAGCGGCGAAGGGGCCGGCATTTTCAACCGCCTGCGGACTGATGATCTATCCGCAGGTGGCGGACATCGAAATTCATGCGGCGCAAGGCGGAATGTTCTCGCCGTTTGGTACGGGCAGCGGCCGGATAGCCCGGGTTGGGCAATGGCTGAAAGAGAGTTTTTGA
- a CDS encoding cell division protein FtsQ/DivIB yields the protein MFAVTGKKSTAKKREQYAAAANADDRRVLPRPLRRFVRFGVSLATGRIHIPAHTGTISAIAFYAVTGLYGMSLGGHTNIVTQTTTSAAGFAVEDVKVSGNRQTSEIEVFQLLGLDGSTSLIALDIDAARRKLVQLPWVEDVDIRKVYPKTVEVRLKEREAFGIWQHGTELSLIEKSGSVIAPLRDNKFAELPLFVGRDAETGAAGFVGQLADWPEIRNRVRAYVRIAGRRWDLHLDNGIVVKLPEENLPQALQLLARLDLEEKVLSRDVAAVDLRLADRTTIQLTEGATERRQAAVDARTKALKKAEKNT from the coding sequence GTGTTTGCGGTGACCGGCAAAAAGTCGACGGCAAAAAAGCGCGAGCAATATGCGGCGGCAGCCAATGCCGACGATCGCAGGGTGCTGCCGCGTCCGCTGCGCCGCTTCGTGCGTTTCGGTGTCAGCCTTGCGACCGGACGCATTCACATTCCCGCCCATACCGGTACGATTTCGGCCATTGCTTTTTACGCGGTGACCGGGCTTTACGGCATGTCGCTTGGCGGACACACCAACATCGTCACCCAGACCACGACATCTGCCGCGGGCTTTGCGGTTGAAGACGTGAAAGTTTCGGGCAATCGCCAGACGTCGGAAATCGAAGTCTTCCAGCTTCTTGGCCTTGATGGCAGCACCTCGCTCATCGCGCTCGATATCGATGCGGCGCGCCGCAAGCTCGTCCAGCTTCCCTGGGTGGAAGATGTCGATATCCGCAAGGTCTATCCGAAGACCGTCGAGGTTCGCCTGAAGGAGCGTGAAGCCTTCGGCATCTGGCAGCACGGGACGGAACTGTCGCTGATCGAAAAAAGCGGCAGCGTGATTGCGCCGTTGCGTGACAATAAATTCGCCGAGTTGCCGCTGTTTGTCGGACGTGACGCGGAAACCGGTGCTGCCGGTTTCGTCGGGCAGCTGGCCGACTGGCCGGAAATCCGCAACCGTGTCCGCGCCTATGTCCGCATTGCCGGCCGTCGCTGGGATCTGCATCTCGATAACGGCATCGTGGTCAAGCTGCCGGAAGAAAACCTGCCGCAGGCGCTGCAATTGCTGGCGCGGCTCGATCTCGAGGAAAAGGTTCTGTCGCGCGATGTCGCCGCGGTTGATCTGAGGCTCGCGGACCGCACCACGATCCAGCTGACCGAGGGTGCCACGGAACGCCGTCAGGCCGCCGTCGATGCGCGCACCAAGGCTCTCAAGAAGGCGGAGAAGAACACATGA
- a CDS encoding D-alanine--D-alanine ligase: protein MGGKHVAVLLGGFSSERPVSLSSGNACALALEGEGYKVTRVDVGRDVAAVLAELRPDVAFNALHGPFGEDGTIQGILEYLAIPYTHSGVLASALAMDKAQAKKVAAAAGIPVAAERVMNRFDFTSEHPLAPPYVVKPVREGSSFGVVIVKEDQSHPPQILTSSEWRYGDQVMVERYIHGRELTCGVLDGEALGVTEVVPLGHNFYDYDAKYAAGGSKHVIPAEISPKIYQKIQTLAVMAHQAIGCRGVSRSDFRYDDRFSEDGEVIWLEVNTQPGMTPTSLVPEMAAHAGRSFGNLVSWMVEDASCLR from the coding sequence ATGGGCGGCAAGCACGTAGCTGTTCTTTTGGGTGGGTTTTCGTCGGAGCGGCCGGTCAGCCTCTCGTCGGGCAACGCTTGTGCGCTTGCGCTCGAAGGCGAGGGCTACAAGGTCACCCGTGTCGATGTAGGGCGCGATGTCGCTGCCGTTCTCGCGGAACTGCGCCCGGATGTCGCCTTCAATGCACTGCACGGCCCCTTCGGTGAAGACGGCACCATTCAGGGCATTCTCGAATATCTGGCCATTCCCTATACCCATTCCGGCGTGCTGGCTTCCGCCCTTGCCATGGACAAGGCGCAGGCCAAGAAAGTTGCTGCCGCCGCCGGCATCCCGGTTGCTGCCGAGCGCGTCATGAACCGCTTCGATTTCACCAGCGAACATCCGCTTGCGCCACCTTATGTGGTGAAGCCGGTGCGCGAGGGATCGAGCTTCGGCGTCGTCATCGTCAAGGAAGATCAGTCGCACCCGCCGCAAATCCTCACCTCGTCGGAATGGCGTTATGGGGATCAGGTCATGGTCGAGCGCTATATTCATGGGCGCGAACTGACCTGTGGCGTGCTTGATGGCGAGGCGCTGGGCGTCACCGAAGTGGTGCCGCTTGGTCACAATTTCTACGATTACGATGCGAAATACGCGGCTGGTGGCTCGAAACATGTCATTCCCGCAGAAATTTCACCGAAAATTTACCAAAAGATTCAAACATTGGCGGTTATGGCGCATCAGGCGATCGGGTGCCGTGGCGTAAGCCGTTCAGACTTTCGTTACGACGACCGTTTCTCAGAAGATGGCGAAGTTATCTGGCTTGAAGTGAATACACAGCCGGGCATGACGCCGACCTCCCTGGTGCCGGAAATGGCGGCCCATGCTGGCCGCTCCTTTGGTAACCTTGTCAGCTGGATGGTGGAGGACGCTTCGTGTTTGCGGTGA
- a CDS encoding MFS transporter, with the protein MTDAISPVSSTAGNSNAVKTNSPARVLTASLVGTTIEFFDFYVYATAAVLVFPALFFPNNDPMTALLASFATFSIAFFARPLGAVVFGHYGDRVGRKTTLVAALLTMGVSTVIIGLLPSYETAGVLAPLLLAICRFGQGFGLGGEWGGAVLLATENAPPGKRSWYGMFPQLGAPVGLFLSSGVFWILLHFMSQESLLSWGWRIPFVASIILIAVGMWVRLSITETPDFQKAIEKEERVAVPVAELFRNHKRSLVLGTFVALATFVLFYIGTAYLLSYNVKVLKIPFLDALEVQILGSIVFGIFIPIAGKLAEKFGRREILILTTVLIGLFSFLLPSLMTGGEGSIFIFAALAMTLMGMTYGLIGTALAAPFPTRVRYTGSSITFNMAGIFGASLAPYIATWLQVNYGMGYVGYYLCVSAIITLACILLSRKDEV; encoded by the coding sequence ATGACTGACGCGATATCTCCGGTATCGTCGACAGCTGGCAATTCGAACGCTGTAAAGACAAATTCGCCTGCACGAGTTCTCACTGCCAGCCTGGTCGGCACGACCATCGAGTTTTTCGATTTTTACGTTTACGCCACGGCCGCAGTGCTCGTGTTCCCGGCATTGTTCTTCCCGAACAACGACCCGATGACGGCACTTCTGGCGTCCTTCGCCACCTTCTCCATCGCCTTTTTCGCCCGCCCGCTCGGCGCGGTGGTGTTCGGCCACTATGGTGACCGCGTTGGCCGCAAGACGACCCTCGTCGCAGCACTCCTAACCATGGGTGTTTCGACGGTCATCATCGGCCTTCTGCCATCCTATGAGACGGCAGGCGTTCTTGCCCCGCTGCTTTTGGCGATTTGCCGTTTCGGTCAGGGCTTTGGCCTTGGCGGAGAATGGGGTGGTGCCGTGCTTCTCGCCACCGAAAATGCTCCTCCCGGCAAACGCAGCTGGTACGGCATGTTCCCGCAGCTCGGCGCACCCGTCGGCCTGTTCCTTTCGTCCGGCGTGTTCTGGATCCTCCTGCACTTCATGTCGCAGGAATCGCTGCTCAGCTGGGGCTGGCGCATTCCCTTCGTCGCCTCGATCATCCTGATCGCGGTCGGCATGTGGGTTCGCCTGTCGATCACCGAAACGCCCGACTTCCAGAAGGCCATCGAAAAGGAAGAACGTGTTGCCGTACCGGTCGCCGAACTCTTCCGCAACCACAAGCGCAGCCTCGTGCTCGGCACCTTCGTGGCGCTGGCCACTTTCGTGCTGTTCTATATCGGTACTGCCTATCTTCTGTCCTACAACGTCAAGGTTCTGAAAATTCCGTTCCTCGACGCGCTGGAAGTGCAGATCCTCGGCTCCATCGTCTTCGGTATCTTCATCCCGATCGCCGGCAAGCTTGCCGAGAAATTCGGCCGTCGTGAAATCCTGATCCTGACGACGGTGCTGATCGGCCTGTTCTCCTTCCTGCTGCCCAGCCTAATGACGGGTGGTGAAGGCTCGATCTTCATCTTCGCAGCTCTTGCCATGACGCTGATGGGCATGACCTATGGCCTGATCGGAACGGCGCTCGCCGCCCCCTTCCCGACCCGCGTGCGTTACACCGGCTCGTCCATCACCTTCAACATGGCCGGCATCTTCGGCGCATCGCTGGCGCCCTATATCGCCACATGGCTGCAGGTGAATTACGGCATGGGTTACGTCGGTTATTACCTTTGCGTATCCGCCATCATCACGCTCGCCTGCATTCTTCTGTCCCGCAAGGACGAAGTCTGA
- a CDS encoding GGDEF domain-containing protein, whose protein sequence is MMLGLWKKPIEMISFSVATSEGRRRLEPLEFSIRIACLVTIIVILMCMGGLTLLAQFGLVTDLFNGIMLSVTLGGAVAFTITLLVCWLNAREVKILVQSHERFLHLSHTDALTGLSNRLGLYAACAELGSDYCVAFLDIDHFKSVNDRYSHLAGDLVISSVARRIREQFDPSAHVARLGGEEFVVVQETSPLAFLQLCERVRAAIETTPVAYQDLRITVTISIGVAFRGDADIFDKVMHNADLALYRAKGGGRNRVCMTGHVERRQAVA, encoded by the coding sequence ATGATGTTGGGTCTCTGGAAAAAACCGATCGAAATGATAAGTTTTTCGGTCGCCACGTCGGAGGGCCGCAGGCGGCTCGAGCCGCTGGAATTCTCCATTCGTATCGCTTGTCTCGTGACGATCATTGTCATTCTGATGTGCATGGGTGGCCTGACGCTTCTCGCGCAGTTCGGGCTGGTAACCGATCTCTTCAACGGCATCATGTTGAGTGTGACGCTCGGTGGGGCGGTGGCGTTTACGATTACATTGCTGGTCTGCTGGCTGAATGCCAGGGAAGTGAAAATTCTCGTGCAATCCCACGAGCGCTTCCTGCATCTGAGCCATACGGACGCCCTGACCGGCCTCAGCAACCGGCTCGGCCTTTATGCTGCATGCGCTGAACTGGGCAGCGACTATTGTGTTGCCTTTCTCGATATCGATCATTTCAAGTCGGTGAATGACAGATACAGCCACCTTGCCGGTGATCTCGTCATCTCGAGTGTCGCCCGCAGGATAAGAGAGCAATTCGATCCTTCTGCGCATGTCGCCCGTCTGGGTGGCGAGGAATTTGTCGTTGTGCAGGAAACCAGTCCGCTCGCCTTTCTGCAGTTGTGCGAAAGGGTTCGCGCAGCCATCGAGACCACCCCGGTGGCGTATCAGGATTTGCGGATCACGGTGACGATTTCGATTGGCGTGGCCTTTCGCGGCGACGCCGACATTTTCGACAAGGTCATGCACAATGCCGATCTGGCGCTCTATCGGGCAAAGGGAGGAGGGCGCAATCGCGTCTGCATGACTGGTCACGTCGAGCGACGCCAGGCCGTGGCGTAA